From Hymenobacter sedentarius, a single genomic window includes:
- a CDS encoding heavy metal translocating P-type ATPase: MPDPSFNNLNEELNTAKQVEPENVGALTRAQLTPEAATKPEGHDVPGHDHMEHAGYNHPAGKRVADKGNVAKEESADHDHGSGDEHDHGPAGTNPYLVPGISLVLLLVGIALDYYQASFFTGYVRPAWYGVAYLLVGRKVIRSAIQSIPSGNIFNEFLLMGIATIGAFALGEYAEGVAVMLFYTVGELFQDAAVNRAKRSIQALLEIQATEVGVLRGGQRLLLDPKEVVVGDVIEVKPGEKVALDGTLQSERGTFNTAALTGEFVPQTKRKGETVLAGMINQDTLSQIAVTAAFKDTKLSKILAMVQDAVGRKAKTQQFITTFARIYTPIVVALALLLTFLPYFFVDEYVFRDWLYRALVFLVISCPCALVISIPLGYFGGIGAASKAGVLFKGSNFLDVLREIDTVVLDKTGTLTKGVFAVQQVVTAPGQTEARFTALAAALEAKSTHPIAQALVQHVKPTGPALAVENVEEISGQGLRGRVDGQEVLAGNTKLLKKFNVAYPADIDQLVDSIVVVAVGNQYAGYLTVADEIKEDAAQAVRELKAQGISTIVMLSGDKDSIVQRVAQTLGITKAHGGLLPEDKAAHVERLKAAGHRLAFVGDGVNDAPVVALAEVGIAMGGLGSDATIETADVVIQTDHPSKIATARRIAVATHGVVWQNIWLAFAVKAVVLALGAGGLATMWEAVFADVGVALLAILNAVRIQRMDFTSKS; this comes from the coding sequence ATGCCCGACCCTTCATTCAATAACCTCAACGAGGAACTGAACACCGCCAAGCAGGTGGAACCCGAAAACGTGGGCGCCCTCACCCGCGCCCAGCTCACGCCCGAGGCCGCCACCAAGCCCGAAGGCCACGACGTGCCCGGCCACGACCACATGGAGCACGCGGGCTACAACCACCCCGCCGGCAAACGGGTGGCGGACAAAGGAAATGTCGCCAAAGAGGAGTCCGCCGACCATGACCACGGCAGCGGGGACGAACACGACCACGGCCCTGCCGGCACCAATCCCTACCTGGTGCCCGGCATCAGCTTGGTGCTCCTGCTGGTCGGCATAGCCCTGGACTACTACCAAGCGAGCTTCTTTACCGGCTATGTGCGCCCTGCCTGGTACGGCGTGGCCTACTTGCTGGTGGGCAGGAAGGTCATTCGCTCGGCCATCCAAAGCATCCCCAGCGGCAATATTTTCAATGAGTTTCTGCTCATGGGAATCGCCACCATTGGCGCGTTTGCCCTGGGCGAATACGCCGAAGGCGTGGCCGTCATGCTGTTCTACACCGTGGGCGAGCTGTTTCAAGACGCAGCCGTGAACCGCGCCAAGCGCAGCATCCAGGCCCTGCTCGAAATCCAGGCCACCGAAGTGGGCGTGTTGCGCGGCGGCCAGCGCCTCCTGCTCGACCCTAAAGAGGTAGTAGTAGGAGATGTCATCGAAGTAAAGCCCGGCGAGAAAGTGGCTCTCGACGGCACCCTGCAGTCCGAGCGCGGCACCTTCAACACGGCCGCCCTCACCGGCGAGTTTGTGCCCCAAACCAAACGGAAGGGCGAAACCGTGCTGGCCGGCATGATAAACCAGGATACGCTGAGCCAGATTGCCGTCACCGCCGCCTTTAAAGACACCAAGCTGAGCAAGATTCTGGCGATGGTGCAGGACGCGGTGGGCCGCAAAGCCAAGACCCAGCAGTTCATCACCACCTTCGCCCGCATCTACACGCCCATTGTGGTGGCCCTGGCGCTGCTGCTCACCTTCCTGCCCTATTTTTTCGTGGACGAGTACGTGTTCCGCGACTGGCTCTACCGGGCCTTGGTGTTCCTGGTGATTTCCTGCCCCTGCGCCCTGGTCATCAGCATTCCGTTGGGCTACTTCGGCGGCATCGGCGCGGCCTCCAAAGCGGGCGTGCTATTTAAGGGCTCCAATTTTCTCGACGTCCTGCGCGAGATTGACACCGTGGTGCTGGACAAAACCGGCACCCTCACCAAGGGCGTGTTCGCCGTGCAGCAGGTCGTCACTGCTCCCGGCCAGACCGAAGCCCGGTTCACGGCCCTGGCGGCGGCCCTCGAAGCTAAGTCCACGCACCCCATCGCCCAGGCGCTGGTGCAGCACGTGAAACCCACCGGCCCGGCCCTTGCCGTTGAAAACGTCGAGGAAATATCCGGCCAAGGCCTGCGCGGCCGCGTCGACGGCCAGGAAGTGCTGGCCGGCAACACCAAGCTGCTGAAGAAATTCAACGTCGCGTACCCCGCCGACATCGACCAGCTGGTTGACAGCATCGTGGTAGTCGCCGTGGGCAACCAATACGCCGGCTACCTCACCGTGGCCGACGAAATCAAAGAAGATGCCGCCCAGGCCGTGCGCGAGCTCAAAGCCCAGGGCATCAGCACCATCGTCATGCTCTCCGGCGATAAAGACAGCATAGTGCAGCGCGTGGCCCAGACCCTGGGCATCACCAAAGCCCACGGTGGGCTGCTGCCCGAGGACAAAGCCGCCCACGTCGAGCGGCTGAAGGCTGCCGGCCATCGCCTGGCCTTCGTGGGCGACGGCGTGAACGATGCCCCCGTGGTGGCGCTGGCCGAGGTCGGCATTGCCATGGGTGGCCTCGGCTCCGACGCCACCATCGAAACGGCCGACGTCGTCATCCAAACCGACCACCCCAGCAAGATTGCCACCGCCCGCCGCATCGCCGTGGCCACGCACGGCGTGGTTTGGCAGAACATCTGGCTGGCCTTCGCCGTGAAAGCCGTGGTGCTGGCCCTCGGCGCCGGCGGCCTAGCCACCATGTGGGAAGCTGTATTCGCCGATGTGGGCGTCGCCCTGCTCGCCATCCTTAACGCCGTGCGTATCCAACGCATGGACTTCACCTCCAAGTCATGA
- a CDS encoding DUF305 domain-containing protein: MSYHLVLAALLLGTSLAFTGCNSKPDTNAHKQEAPAGQPKPAPVAAPPSLRDTLQRLAQQLDTVHRDGCWDEDFARLMTVHHAGAQRLAAVEIAQGKDATLRDLAQHVLNGHGRDNHVLTLALTRQPPKGQEYRPGNTKDPFVRRIAAALAPLRQLPPTPGPLDSDFATLMQVHHQTGVALAQVELAFGKDAELKEAARRIVRDEQAEIKQYQRWLKAQAAGTTR, from the coding sequence ATGAGCTACCACCTCGTACTCGCTGCGCTGCTCTTGGGTACCAGTCTGGCATTCACGGGCTGTAATTCCAAGCCCGACACCAACGCCCACAAGCAGGAGGCCCCCGCTGGCCAGCCCAAGCCTGCCCCCGTAGCCGCCCCGCCCAGCCTGCGCGACACCCTGCAGCGGCTGGCGCAGCAGCTCGACACCGTGCACCGCGACGGCTGTTGGGACGAGGACTTTGCCCGCCTCATGACCGTGCACCACGCCGGTGCCCAGCGCCTGGCCGCCGTGGAAATTGCCCAGGGCAAAGACGCCACGCTGCGCGACCTGGCCCAACACGTGCTCAATGGCCACGGGCGCGACAACCACGTCCTCACCCTGGCCCTCACCAGGCAGCCACCCAAGGGCCAGGAATACCGCCCCGGCAATACCAAGGACCCATTCGTGCGGCGCATTGCTGCGGCCCTGGCCCCCCTGCGCCAGCTGCCTCCCACTCCCGGCCCCTTAGATTCGGATTTTGCCACCCTGATGCAAGTGCACCACCAAACCGGCGTGGCCCTGGCCCAGGTGGAGCTGGCCTTCGGCAAAGACGCCGAGCTGAAAGAAGCCGCCCGCCGCATTGTCCGCGACGAGCAAGCCGAAATCAAGCAATACCAGCGCTGGCTGAAGGCCCAAGCGGCCGGCACCACCCGATAA
- a CDS encoding YceI family protein, which produces MKKLLMPLLLAATVLSATAHPTTSPEPTTRVAATAAVASYQVQPQLSTIGWTGKKIGGQHSGTINLKGGQVLVKGTQITGGTFVVDMTSIKNTDLTDADYNAKLVGHLKSDDFFGVEKNPTATFVITSIKPLKGDATGNNATITGNLTIKGKTNPLSFPAKVGVKNGVAAASGTASIDRTKYDVTFGSTLFGAAADKAVDDTFALSFNVIAKANGVATR; this is translated from the coding sequence ATGAAAAAGCTCCTGATGCCCCTGCTGCTGGCCGCTACCGTTTTGTCTGCCACTGCTCACCCCACTACTAGCCCTGAGCCCACCACCCGCGTCGCTGCAACTGCGGCGGTAGCCTCCTACCAAGTGCAACCACAGCTGAGCACCATCGGCTGGACGGGCAAGAAAATAGGCGGCCAACACTCCGGCACCATCAACCTGAAAGGCGGCCAGGTGCTGGTGAAAGGCACGCAGATTACCGGCGGCACATTCGTCGTGGACATGACCTCCATCAAAAACACTGACCTCACGGACGCCGACTACAATGCCAAGCTGGTGGGCCACCTCAAATCGGACGATTTCTTCGGGGTTGAAAAGAACCCGACGGCCACCTTCGTCATCACCAGCATCAAACCCCTGAAGGGTGACGCCACCGGCAACAACGCCACCATCACCGGTAACCTGACCATCAAAGGCAAAACCAACCCGCTCAGCTTCCCGGCCAAAGTAGGCGTGAAAAACGGCGTGGCTGCTGCTTCCGGCACGGCCAGCATCGACCGCACCAAGTACGATGTTACGTTTGGCTCGACCTTGTTCGGCGCCGCAGCCGACAAAGCCGTTGATGACACCTTCGCGTTGAGCTTCAACGTCATTGCCAAAGCCAACGGCGTCGCCACGCGCTAA
- a CDS encoding ring-cleaving dioxygenase yields MEPRILGLHHITAITDSAQRNLDFYTKVLGQRFVKKTVNFDDPGTYHLYYGDEAGSAGTILTFFPWEGIGPGRRGTGQTTEIGYSVPAGSLDFWLKRFQDHGITYNKPSEKFGEQYLTVLDPDGLKLELVVSKTPDPRTPWTTAEVGADVATKGFHHITLTLANIKGTADVLTDIFGYKLSDQHVNRYRFATDTVEGAALVDLVEVPGEPRGHVAAGSVHHVAFRVKDDAAHLHFRQKIAAKGFNVTPQIDRDYFHAIYFREPGGVLFEVATDNPGFTVDEPLAQLGTGLMLPKQHEPLRPQLEKRLPKLVL; encoded by the coding sequence ATGGAACCCCGTATTTTAGGTTTGCACCACATCACGGCCATCACCGACAGCGCCCAGCGCAACCTGGACTTCTACACCAAAGTCCTGGGCCAGCGCTTCGTGAAAAAGACCGTCAACTTCGACGACCCCGGCACCTATCACCTGTATTACGGGGACGAGGCCGGCTCGGCGGGCACCATCCTGACCTTCTTCCCCTGGGAAGGCATTGGACCGGGGCGTCGCGGCACGGGCCAAACCACCGAAATCGGCTACTCCGTGCCCGCGGGAAGCCTGGACTTCTGGCTTAAGCGCTTCCAGGACCACGGCATTACCTACAACAAGCCGAGCGAGAAGTTCGGCGAGCAGTACCTGACCGTGCTCGACCCCGATGGCCTGAAGCTGGAGCTGGTGGTGTCCAAGACGCCCGACCCGCGCACGCCCTGGACCACGGCCGAAGTGGGGGCCGACGTGGCCACCAAAGGCTTCCACCACATCACGCTGACGCTGGCCAACATCAAGGGCACGGCCGACGTGCTGACCGATATTTTCGGCTATAAGCTCAGCGACCAGCACGTGAACCGCTACCGCTTCGCCACCGACACCGTAGAAGGCGCCGCGCTCGTGGACCTGGTGGAAGTGCCCGGTGAACCGCGCGGCCATGTCGCGGCCGGCTCGGTGCACCACGTGGCCTTCCGCGTGAAGGACGATGCGGCCCACCTGCACTTTCGCCAGAAGATTGCCGCCAAGGGCTTCAACGTGACCCCGCAGATTGACCGCGACTACTTCCACGCCATCTACTTTCGTGAGCCGGGCGGGGTGCTGTTTGAAGTGGCCACCGACAACCCCGGCTTCACCGTAGACGAGCCCTTGGCTCAACTCGGCACCGGCCTGATGCTGCCCAAACAACACGAGCCGCTGCGCCCGCAGCTCGAAAAACGCCTGCCCAAACTCGTCCTCTAA
- a CDS encoding alpha/beta hydrolase: protein MNYQPLHYIYQAATSIPTGVTVLLLHGTGGDERDLLPLAQGFGPGVNVLSVRGNVSEGGMPRFFRRLGMGVFDEDDVRFRTHELAAFLVQVSQKEGFDATQVVAVGYSNGANIAGSLLLLYPELLAGAVLWRPMQPLTRDVPAVHTTRRPPVFFNPGSRDPTVDPAATERYAALLSAAGFQLTRQDTPAGHNLTPADVDGGIAWFRQHFAAPAAPNPAR, encoded by the coding sequence ATGAACTACCAACCCCTGCACTATATCTATCAAGCGGCTACCTCTATCCCCACGGGGGTGACAGTGCTACTACTCCACGGCACCGGTGGCGACGAGCGCGACTTGCTGCCGCTGGCTCAGGGCTTCGGGCCCGGCGTGAACGTGCTGAGCGTGCGCGGCAACGTGTCGGAAGGCGGCATGCCCCGCTTCTTCCGCCGCCTGGGCATGGGCGTGTTCGACGAAGACGACGTGCGCTTCCGCACCCACGAGCTGGCCGCCTTCCTGGTGCAGGTCAGCCAGAAAGAGGGTTTTGATGCGACGCAGGTCGTGGCCGTGGGCTACTCCAACGGCGCCAACATTGCCGGCAGCCTGCTGCTGCTCTACCCTGAGCTGCTGGCCGGCGCCGTACTCTGGCGCCCCATGCAGCCGCTCACCCGCGACGTGCCGGCGGTACACACCACGCGCCGGCCCCCGGTGTTTTTCAACCCGGGCAGCCGGGACCCCACGGTGGACCCCGCAGCCACCGAGCGTTACGCGGCTTTGCTATCCGCAGCCGGCTTTCAGCTTACCCGCCAAGACACGCCCGCCGGCCACAACCTGACTCCAGCCGACGTGGATGGGGGCATCGCATGGTTTCGCCAGCACTTCGCTGCGCCGGCGGCCCCTAACCCTGCTCGCTAA
- a CDS encoding O-antigen ligase family protein, which yields MNPPVTELLHRLRRSFEGPQLLFMGLVLLLLAGGAAAALRQQPALLLPGLLAVGALVALVEWRILYYLLFLLLPFSEEISLFGGLSMDVPSEPLMLALTACVGLALLLRTGRMPRREWLHPLGIILALMLLWTATDTVFSVDKVKSVKYLLAKVWYITPFLLGTLLIVRRPNDTWRFAALYATGACLSVLYVASRHATKGFSFEGINWAVHPFFRNHVIYATMLALLVPFGWLAMRAAHTAGRRLAWRVVLGVLLFGLFTSYTRASMLSLPIAGLFYVAMRLRLTRVLLLGVALSATVAVSYFARGYHFMEYAPDYEHTVFNGHNFEKHLEATYKLQDVSGMERVYRWIAAARMIADKPLVGSGAATFYPEYKRYTVKSFRTYVSDNPEKSTTHNYFLLQLAEQGIPGFLLFVILISTALLQAERLYHRAQHQPEVRRVVLASSLSLVIIIFHLTLNELVEADKIGSVFFVCLALLIRAKSWLANGNEANS from the coding sequence GTGAACCCGCCCGTGACCGAGCTGCTGCACCGGCTGCGGCGGTCTTTCGAGGGCCCGCAGCTGCTCTTCATGGGCCTTGTGCTGCTGCTGCTGGCCGGCGGCGCGGCCGCGGCGCTCCGGCAGCAGCCGGCCCTGCTGCTGCCGGGGCTGCTGGCGGTGGGCGCGCTGGTGGCGCTGGTGGAGTGGCGCATCCTGTACTACCTGCTGTTTCTGCTGCTGCCTTTCTCCGAAGAAATAAGCTTGTTTGGCGGCCTGAGCATGGACGTGCCCTCCGAGCCGCTGATGCTGGCCCTCACGGCCTGCGTGGGGCTGGCGCTGCTGCTGCGCACCGGCCGCATGCCGCGCCGCGAATGGCTGCACCCATTGGGTATTATTCTGGCACTGATGCTCTTGTGGACGGCCACCGACACGGTTTTTTCGGTCGACAAGGTCAAGTCCGTGAAGTACTTGCTGGCGAAGGTGTGGTACATCACGCCGTTTTTGCTGGGCACCCTGCTCATCGTGCGGCGGCCCAACGACACCTGGCGCTTTGCCGCCCTGTATGCCACCGGCGCCTGCCTGAGCGTGCTTTACGTGGCCAGCCGCCACGCCACCAAAGGCTTCAGCTTCGAGGGCATCAACTGGGCGGTGCACCCGTTCTTCCGCAACCACGTCATCTACGCTACCATGCTGGCGCTGCTGGTGCCGTTTGGGTGGCTGGCCATGCGGGCGGCCCACACCGCCGGCCGCCGCCTGGCCTGGCGGGTGGTGCTGGGCGTTTTGCTTTTTGGGCTGTTCACTTCTTATACCCGCGCGTCGATGCTGTCGCTGCCCATTGCCGGGCTGTTTTATGTGGCAATGCGGCTGCGCCTCACGCGGGTGCTGCTGCTGGGCGTGGCCCTGAGCGCCACCGTGGCGGTGAGCTACTTTGCCCGGGGATACCACTTCATGGAGTACGCGCCCGACTACGAGCACACCGTGTTCAACGGCCATAACTTCGAGAAGCACCTCGAGGCCACCTACAAGCTGCAGGACGTGTCGGGCATGGAACGGGTGTACCGCTGGATAGCGGCCGCCCGGATGATAGCCGACAAGCCGCTAGTGGGCAGCGGGGCCGCCACCTTCTACCCCGAATACAAGCGCTACACCGTGAAAAGCTTCCGCACCTACGTGAGCGACAACCCCGAAAAATCGACTACCCACAACTACTTCCTGCTGCAGCTAGCCGAGCAAGGCATCCCCGGGTTTCTGCTGTTCGTCATCCTCATCTCCACGGCGTTGCTGCAGGCCGAGCGGCTCTACCACCGAGCCCAGCACCAGCCCGAAGTGCGCCGCGTGGTGCTGGCCAGCTCGCTCTCGTTGGTCATCATCATCTTCCACCTCACCCTCAACGAGCTGGTGGAAGCCGACAAAATTGGGTCAGTATTTTTTGTATGCCTGGCCCTACTTATCCGGGCTAAATCCTGGTTAGCTAATGGTAATGAAGCGAATAGCTGA